The Thermus neutrinimicus genome contains the following window.
CCCCTTCAGGGTAGGGGGGCGGGACCTCCTTGTCAACGGATAGACTGGGGAGGTGCTGGCCTATGTGGGCTTGGGCTCCAACCTGGGGGACCGGGCGGGCTACCTTCTATGGGCCCTTTCCCACCTTTCCCGGCTCCCTGAGACCCGTCTCCTCCGTCTTTCCCCCGTGTACGAAACCGAGCCCGTGGGCCCACCCCAGCCCCCCTACCTGAACCTGGTGGCGGAGGTGGACACGGGGCTTTCCCCGAGGGTTTTCCTGAAGGGGCTTCTGGGGATAGAGCAAGGCCTGGGGCGCAAGCGGGAGGAGCGCTGGGGGCCGAGGACCATAGACCTGGACCTCCTGCTCTACGGGGACCTGGTCCTAAGGGAGGAGGGCCTCGAGGTGCCCCATCCCAGGCTCCACGAGCGGGCCTTCGTCCTGGTGCCCCTGGCCGACCTCATCCCCGAAGGGCGCCATCCGGTGCTGGGGCGCACCTTTGCCCAGCTCCTCGCCCCCCTGGACCGAAAGGGGGTGCGGCCCTTTGTGCTATAGTGGGGGCATCGCGGATCCGAGCCGCGCAAAGGGAGAAGGAAAGTGGAGCTAGAAGCTGGAAGCGTTGTAGAGGGCCGCGTGGTGCGGGTTACGGATTTTGGCGCCTTTGTGGAGCTCCCGGGGGGCGAGCAGGGCCTGGTGCACATCTCCCAGATCGCCCACGAGTTCGTGAGGAACGTGCGGGACTTCCTCAACGAGGGGGACATCGTCCAGGTGATGGTGAAGGGGCGGGACGCCAAGGGGCGTTTGGACCTTTCCATCAAGGACCTCACCCCCGCTCCGGAAGGGGCCCCGCCTCCCAGGCCTAGGCGCCTGCCCAAGCAGTCCCCCGAGTTTGAGAACAAGCTAAAGAGCTTCCTGCGGGGCACCGGGGGTTTCGGCGGCAAGGGGGGCAAGAAGGGCGGCAAGCGGAAGCGTTAACCCAAAGGGTTCCCCCGGGGGTTTGTGTCCCCGGGGTTTTGCTTTAAAGTGATGGGGTATGGCGAAGCCCATAGAGGTTACCGACGCCAACTTTGACCAGACCTTAAGCGGACACCCCTTGGTCCTGGTGGACTTCTGGGCGGAGTGGTGCGCTCCTTGCCGCATGATCGCTCCCATCCTGGAGGAGCTGGCCAGGG
Protein-coding sequences here:
- the folK gene encoding 2-amino-4-hydroxy-6-hydroxymethyldihydropteridine diphosphokinase, encoding MLAYVGLGSNLGDRAGYLLWALSHLSRLPETRLLRLSPVYETEPVGPPQPPYLNLVAEVDTGLSPRVFLKGLLGIEQGLGRKREERWGPRTIDLDLLLYGDLVLREEGLEVPHPRLHERAFVLVPLADLIPEGRHPVLGRTFAQLLAPLDRKGVRPFVL
- a CDS encoding RNA-binding protein S1 codes for the protein MELEAGSVVEGRVVRVTDFGAFVELPGGEQGLVHISQIAHEFVRNVRDFLNEGDIVQVMVKGRDAKGRLDLSIKDLTPAPEGAPPPRPRRLPKQSPEFENKLKSFLRGTGGFGGKGGKKGGKRKR